Proteins co-encoded in one Cydia strobilella chromosome 14, ilCydStro3.1, whole genome shotgun sequence genomic window:
- the LOC134747387 gene encoding uncharacterized protein LOC134747387: MPRNSKRKRRSYTPPLDTLINKCKSLRQRSTSRQHTRPKTRSGSRTRHRYHHTRHGDTRSRTRSRTRRRSRSRRSDRYARREDSHSRTRSRTQRRSRSRHSDRHARREDSQSRTRSVTKSRSGSRNTEHRGRRSRSRTRSSKDRQRSTRRYVRSPGFRDDRTTVQQLIDAFKSHGTGPYPNMQNIIPAFDPSTRAQTTKTWLRKVNETAKVYKWTESQTIYHAIPKLSGVAKQWYEGLSTSNLTWETWQKKLLQCFPDDMNYADRLIEMIDRRSKRDETLEQYFFDKAKLVAHCNIKGKDAVDCIIQGIYDNNIRLNAQGCDFKHTDKLLRYLRNVSAKNVRDAKKPIPHPKVADAKATGNSKFTQFDANKLGVYVKVNTMIEGTKTVEVYCDPEYTGYLYIPGNSSFKTGEEVIVLQGVY, translated from the exons ATGCCACGGAACTCAAAGCGTAAGCGTAGATCTTATACGCCACCGCTTGACACTTTGATTAATAAATGCAAATCTCTAAGACAACGGAGCACGAGTCGCCAGCATACACGTCCTAAAACAAGAAGCGGTTCGCGCACCAGACATAGGTATCACCACACCAGGCACGGAGACACGCGTTCACGTACTCGTTCCAGAACACGGAGACGTTCACGTTCGAGACGTAGTGATCGTTATGCCAGACGAGAAGACTCACATTCACGTACGCGTTCCAGGACACAGAGACGTTCGCGTTCGAGACATAGTGATCGTCATGCCAGACGAGAAGACTCGCAGTCACGTACGCGTTCTGTGACGAAAAGTCGTTCGGGGTCTAGAAATACGGAACATAGAGGCAGACGGTCGCGTTCTCGGACACGTAGCAGCAAGGATCGACAACGCAGTACTCGCCGATATGTGAGAAGCCCCGGATTTAGAGATGATCGCACTACAGTTCAGCAACTAATTGATGCGTTTAAGAGCCATGGAACTGGACCGTATCCTAACATGCAGAATATTATACCAGCATTTGACCCCAGTACAAGGGCGCAAACCACTAAGACATGGTTAAGGAAAGTAAATGAAACTGCCAAAGTGTATAAGTGGACTGAAAGCCAGACAATATATCATGCCATACCTAAGTTATCAGGCGTCGCTAAACAATGGTATGAAGGATTGTCGACATCCAATTTGACCTGGGAAACGTGGCAGAAAAAGCTTCTTCAGTGTTTCCCAGATGACATGAACTACGCTGATCGTTTAATTGAAATGATTGACAGAAGGAGCAAGCGAGATGAAACCCTTGAACAATATTTCTTTGACAAAGCAAAGTTAGTGGCTCACTGCAATATTAAAGGAAAGGATGCAGTTGATTGCATCATACAAGGCATATACGACAACAATATACGTTTAAATGCTCAAGGATGTGATTTTAAACATACAGATAAGCTACTTCGGTATCTGCGCAATGTATCCGCGAAAAATGTACGTGACGCTAAGAAGCCGATACCTCATCCGAAAGTTGCGGATGCTAAAGCCACGGGGAACTCAAAGTTCACTC AGTTTGACGCAAATAAGTTAGGAGTTTATGTCAAGGTGAACACCATGATTGAAGGTACAAAAACTGTTGAAGTATACTGCGATCCAGAATACACTGGATACTTGTATATACCTGGAAATTCGTCCTTCAAAACTGGAGAAGAAGTAATCGTTTTACAAGGTGTCTATTAG